The DNA region TTTCGAGCGACGCATTGCCGGACAGCTTTTCAAACTCTGGGTGGACCAACTCTTGTGCAGCTGGGTCGGTGGTGTCGCCATAAACTGCAACCCGCGTTTCCCCCTCAAAGGACACATAGGTCAGGCCATCAATGCCAATAGCAAGACCCTCGGAATCGCTGAATTCCTTGTTTACACGCCGACCATCCGGGCGCTTCAGCCGGTACCGGGTTTCAATCGGCATCGCGATGATCTCTCCATCCTCGCGCAGGATCGGACCTGTGCGAATAAGGCCCTTGTCGTTTAGCGCCACGTAACGTGTGCCGCCGTCGATCACCTCCAAACCGGAGATCCCGCCAAAGCCCTCGTCCCCACCATTCCAGATGAATTGCCCGGCCAGCGTCACCTCGGACGGCAGCGGGGCACAGCCTGCAAGCAGGGCAAGTGTCAGATAAAGAAGACGCATTCAGTTCGCGGCGAGGACAGCGGCGCATTGCGCGGGCAAACGGCCCACGGTGATCTCGCGTCGCGGAGCAGCGGGCGTAGCATTT from Yoonia sp. R2331 includes:
- a CDS encoding esterase-like activity of phytase family protein, whose translation is MRLLYLTLALLAGCAPLPSEVTLAGQFIWNGGDEGFGGISGLEVIDGGTRYVALNDKGLIRTGPILREDGEIIAMPIETRYRLKRPDGRRVNKEFSDSEGLAIGIDGLTYVSFEGETRVAVYGDTTDPAAQELVHPEFEKLSGNASLESLAIGPDGGLFAIPERSGRANRPFPVYRYREGAGWDIPFRLPRRGAFLIVGADVGPDGLLYVLERDFTGAGFRSRVRRFSLTGADETVLLQTANAAHDNLEGISVWQDPQRGLIMTLVSDDNFQFFQQTEVIEYRIDR